The Vicia villosa cultivar HV-30 ecotype Madison, WI unplaced genomic scaffold, Vvil1.0 ctg.002557F_1_1, whole genome shotgun sequence genomic sequence AAGAACCCAAAACAGAACATGAACAAACTATAACACTACCAGGAAATGCTTTAAATCTGACAGATGTCTCTCAAGGACAACATCAGTAGGATATAATGAAACTACTTTCATTCTGTGCAACAGAAGTCCTATTCTGTTTACATTCGATTTCTGTAGATAAGCTGCATGCTGTTTATTTTCGGAGGTTTAACACTGCTCATTTCCACTCAGTATCAATAGATAAATTGAATATAGGCATATTTTCAGTGTGACAATGGCTGGTATGGAGCAGATTGCAGCACTCCATCTGTGATATCTTCTATAAGAGAGTGGCCTACTTGGCTTCGTCCTGCTCGGCTTGACGTTCCTGACAATATTCATGCCAGTGAAAAAATAATCAATCTTAATGCAGTGGTGGCAAAGAAAAGGCCTCTTATATATCTTTACGATTTGCCTGCTGAGTACAACAGCCTACTATTGGAGGTGAGGATTTTCCAAGTGTCAATTCTCATGATTACAtttgataagtttgtttttaggtttttctatttttttatttattttattctttttggtTATTATAGGGACGTCATTTCAAGTTAGAGTGTGTAAATAGAATTTATGATGGCAATAATGCAACCGTATGGATGGAGCACCTGTACGGAGCTCAGGTATTCCATGAATTTTATTTTAGGAGCACTTCAGCTGGTAAAGTTTTACTTCTTCTGCAGTATATTTATGCCCCATGCCTGCATCTCTGCAGATGGCAATTTATGAGAGTTTGTTAGCTAGTCCACATCGAACACTAAATGGTGAAGAAGCAGATTTTTTCTTTGTTCCTGTCCTTGATTCATGCATCATAACTCGGGCCGACGATGCTCCTCACTTGAGTATGCAGGTATATTTTATTAACTGCTATATTTACTGGAATAGATCTGTAGAATGTGCACTGCTCATTGACTCATTGGTTACTGTATATGGGACATCTATTAAATAGACTGCATCTGTGATGTATTGTTTCATGCCTGTGTATGTTAGCAATGCTATGATGTGCATGGATTTGCTTTCTAGTCATTTGTTACCTGTTTGTTCTTACTTTCATAAATGCTTAGACTATGTCGTTCTTGGATTGTAAATCCCGTTTTGGAATATATAATTGGATACATCTTTGTAGTGTTGGATACCTATAATGTTTCTCACTTTTTCTTGAACAAGTTCAGAGGCATAAGGGGTTGAGGAGCTCGCTGACTTTAGAATATTATAAGAGTGCATATTCTCACATTGTTGAGCAATATCCTTATTGGAATCGCTCATCAGGAAGGGACCACATCTGGGTATGTACTAGGAGAATTGTTTTTCCTATGTATTGAAGAGTTTTCTAAGAAGTAAAGTTAACTGTATTTGCTTGTAAGTAGAAGATGCTAATAGCTCCGCTTTTGTATGTGAAGGCAGTTTTTTTCATGGGATGAAGGTGCTTGTTATGCTCCTAAGGAAATATGGAACAGCATGATGTTAGTACATTGGGGAAACACAAATACAAAACATAACCATTCAACCACAGCCTATTGGGCTGATAACTGGGATGAGATTTCAACTCATATGAGAGGCATTCATCCATGCTTTGACCCTGACAAAGATCTCGTGCTTCCTGCTTGGAAAGTTCCTGATGCTAATGTGTTGGCTTCAAAATTTTGGGCCCGGTATCAGATTTTAGTTGCTTTTCCTGGTCATGCTTGAAGTTACTGTTCTATTTACGTAGTTCTCGAAATTGAATGCAACCATGGTATGATTTTTTTCAGGCCTCGAGAAAAGCGAAAGACACTGTTTTTCTTCAATGGGAATTTGGGACCAGCTTACCCTCAAGGAAGACCAGAAGACTCGTATGTTTACTAGAAAACTATAGTTTTATTATGATAGAGGTTTTGTGTTTAAAGAATATTCATTGTCTCTAGTTAGTAACCTTGATATCCTGTTGTCTGAAGTTTCGAATGAAATTGGCATAACTTCCCTCACTTTTTCTGAACAAACATTTTTGGGTATTGTTGGTCAACTGaggtttttttctttataaaaaaattgaaaagaggaaaattattattaaatatagtgGCATTAATGATATTTTTACAACTGTCTCCGAAGAAATTTGAACTATGTCCCTTGAGGTTACAAAGTTAAAGTCTTACTTTAGATCTTGCTAAGTTGATATATTTTTTGCATCTGTTATAGAAGACCCTGGTTTAAAAAATGATGCAGGTATAGTATGGGTATAAGACAGAAGTTGGCAAAGGAGTTTGGATCAAGCCCCAACAAGGATGGAAAACTAGGGAAACAACATGCAGAAGATGTCATCATGACCCCAGTACGTTCTGATAACTATCATGCAGATATATCAAGTTCTGTTTTCTGTGGCGTGCTTCCTGGTGATGGTTGGAGTGGACGAATGGAAGACAGTGTTTTGCAAGGATGCATTCCTGTGGTAATTCAGGTAATAGGATTTCCCCCTTTTTTTTACATTATTATTTTTCTCGCAGCAAACAATTTAAAAGTCATTAACTCTATTGCTAGCAAGCTTTTTCACAACCAAGAAAATTTGAAATAGTTTGTGTTTCATCTTGATAGTTTTGTGGCTTTACTTATTGTAAGTACTCTAAGTATGAATCATGTCCATTGATTAGTGATAAAAGAGGCTAATTGAAGCTATCTTCCTCATGTTGTTAATCTGTTACTAAATGACTGAATTGAAATTATCATTGATGGTAACTGTATACCTTTTGCTGTTTTGTTTCTTTGTTCTGTAGGATGGGATTTTCTTACCATATGAAAATGTACTCAACTATGATAGCTTTGCCGTTCGAATATCAGAAGAAGAAATTCCCAACATGATAAAGATTCTTCGGGTACTCATTCCCCCCTCCCCCCTGCCTTTCTTTTTAGATTGCATAGTTGATAATACAATATAAATCCATTAGTTGTCATCTCAGGCAAGAAGATTGTATGAATGGTTTGTGATTTGCAGGGGTTCAATGAAACAGAAATCAATTTGAAGCTAGCAAATGTTCAGAAAATCTGGCAAAGATTCTTGTATCGCGATTCTATTTTGCTTGAAGCTGAAAGGCAAAAAGCTGTGTTTGGACATGTTGATGATTGGGCAGTTGAATTCTTAAAATTGACAGAGGATGATGTCACCACAACTTTAATACAAGTATGTATTTTCTTTAAActatggggacaacttctctacccatcataaaaagttgggtaatgtaccttcaaccaatcacaaggtttcatttaattttaacacatttaattaattataaaatagtacaattttttgttgtttccaagaaattttacattgaaggtaactttacccaacattttgtgatgggtagataagaattcaccttaaaCTATTATAGATTTGATGTTGCACTTTGCTAGGTATTAGCAGctagatgtttttttttttcaaaaaaaagccaATGTTAAAATTGTTAATAATTTTTAGCGTAAACCTTATATCTCGTAGCAATTATTAACGATAGAGATGATAGAGTATAGAAAGAGAAAGAACTTATGAAATAAGGGTTACAGAGAGAATATATAATTAGAGTAGCAAAAGAGAAAGAACTTATGAAATAAGGGTTACAACgagaatatataataaaatataaatagaatTAAACTACCCTTAGTCCAATTATAACAAAAGATTCATTACATTTTATGTAACACTACATGTCATGATTCTCAAGCCTAGAGAGTAGTAGCATGATGCTGTGTCATTAACATTACTTGCAAATCAGAAAGTAGTTTACTATGCAATTTATTGGTGTGTTAGGCTGTATTTCACTTTTTGACTAAAATTTTTTTTGGTATCAAAACAAACAAGGTTTTGCATTACAAGTTACACAATGACCCTTGGAGGAAACAAGTTCGCCACAACAAGAAGTTTGGATTACCTAACCAGTGTGTGGTAAACACCAACTGAAGAGTAAAGGCAGTGAATTACAAGGTGAAGGTCAAGTTCTTATATTATGTTACCATTATCAGTGCAGTGCAGTAAATCATTCAACCAGAGTGAACATACATGATTCTTTTTTCCCTCTCACATAAAGTGTGTGTATGTAAAAGTGTTTCTCGAGTGATTTTGCGTTTGTGTCTTAGGATTTCACACTGTCGAATTGTAAAATAACTAGTGTGCATCCATTTTGAATTAATTAGAAATTTAATAGAGTTTAATAACTATATGCAATAGTAatgtaaacaatatatatatatatatatatatatatatatatatatatatatatatatatatatatatatatatatatatatatatatatatatatagagagagagagagagagagataaataTCTAATCATATTTTTGCATGTTTTTCGTTGCGGTGGATGTTCCTGCTATGCTGGTAATATCAGTGAATGTATGTGGAAATTATGTTTAAACGGGCACTAATATTTTCTTGATCCAGTGTTATCACGTTTCAACTTCTGAATTGCTGGAACATACGTGCCACTTCTCTCGCATCTTATGGTTACAAATGCTTGTTTTTTGGTTAGAACCATTGTCAAACCTTCcaattataatgttaaaccccAATTTCTTGGCCACCATACGGACCAATTCAAGCATATGTTCACGAGCAGTAAATAGTTGTTTATTTGTAAAATGTTGACCAACATCTATCTCGGCATCAACTGGTCTAACATCATCCTACACCTCATCCGATTTAACATCATTCTTCACTTCATCAGATTTTGCATCATTACTTACAGTAGCTTTGAGAAACATATTGAGGTGTACCATATCTAATTCGAACCAAAAAGAAAAACGGTTAAAAAATTACACTAACAAACAaattcagatatgcatctccgaaacataTAGCAGGTAAATTCAGAGATTTATCTTATATTTCCAGCTCAAGAACAAAATTAATCCAAGCAATGAGGTATAAAATGAATGAATTTTACCTTAAATTGTATCGTCTTTTACTCTCTTTGATGTGATAAAATACAATAATGATGATTTGGAGTCGAAAAGTTGATTGAGAATGAAAGtttttatttaaagattttaGGTTATGGAGGATGAATAAAGTATGGGAGAGATGATCATGCAAGGTGATATATTCAATTTTCCGCTTGACATTTTCAAAGATGTATCTCTGAAAGTTTCACTGAATGATTAAATGATAATTCTCATTGAAAAACGCTTGGAAAATGGGTTCATGGATGTTTTCAGAGGTGCACCATCAAATACACCTCAGAAATATTcaaagatgcatcttcgaactGAACTTTGGCAAAAATGATTtatggtgcgttcggagatgcatttttcgAAAATTTTCAAGAACAATTATGGGTTtttaagggtccgtttggttcaatCGAGGGAAGGGGAGAAATTTTTATCAAGGAGAGGGAAGAGGAAGGGAAAGGAGAGGGGAGAGAAAAGGAGGGGAGAGATTTCAattacatatatttttgattCAAAATATGAAGGGGGAAGGAGAGGGgagaaaatttatttacaaatatgtttggttcacaaagGGAAGGGAggtattttaaaactaatttacttTTTTATCCTTGAAATTTTacgatatttataatttataatttaaatacaaatttattGACGAAATATATGTGAATATACAATATTCCCTATAAGAGGGAAGAGGAGGGGAAAGGAGAGGGGAGAGATTTCAattacatatatttttgattCAAAATATGAAGGGGGAAGGAGAGGGgagaaaatttatttacaaatatgtttggttcacaaagGGGGGAggtattttaaaactaatttacttTTTTATCCTTGAAATTTTacgatatttataatttataatttaaatacaaatttattGACGAAATATATGTGAATATACAATATTCCCTATAAGATAGACGAAATTCGCTTAACCCTGTAAAAGAATTTTTTGGATCATCCCCTTGAAACGTTAAAATCTATGTTTTTTGCCCCTTAAGtgcacaagttacccctataatatttttttttatttacctcCAAATTCAGTGTTTAATTTGTACACTTAGGGGAggaatctaaaaaaaataaagaggtaatccaaaaaaataatattaccgGGGTAAAATGATATTAATCTAATATAAAGTATTCAATCTAAAAACATTAcaaaagattttataaaaacacaacgttaataatatataattttaacgaAATTATCGAAtacaataaaatctaacaaagatATTACAATAATGAAAAagtaacataaaaatatataaaataaaataaaaaaaacttaaaacatataataataataataataataataagatataaaaaatacaataaatataaaaaagatgaaattttttgtttaaaatagaaaaaaatgacTCAGGAGGCATTTTGATCTCCTCCATCTACCTCTCATATGCTCTTAgaatttaaaccaaacacataaattattaaatatttcctCTTTCTCTCCATTTATCCCCAACGAAACACACCCTAAAAACACACCCTAAAAACACCATGGATCCTCTCCTTCCCTCCTTTTCTCTCCTTCACTAAAAGCAAGTGTAATTAAATTAATGGTAttaagaaaaatgataaaaagaagaagagagagaaaatattagagagagatagagagataaGTGTGAAGGAGATAGTTGGAGAGAATAAactgaaggagaggatccaagtccCCCTAAAAATGTGATTCACCCCATAAAGATGGACAAGAAATTGCCATTTTCGTTTCTGATAGAATAATCAGAAAGAAAATCAAtctaatcaaaaacaaaaaaacaaaactctttcttttcttttttgaagAGAGTGAATGTATCactctattttattttctgttgacATAAACACATTTAGGATGAGAGGACATTGATGTCCTGGTCagaattaattaatttgattgcttaaactaattaattataagCAACCTCTAAGCACGTGcgcgtgtgtatatatatatatatatatatatatatatatatatatatatatatatatatatatatatatatatatatatatatatatatatagttttttaaTGATAAACATGACACTTTCACACAAAATTAAGCAACGGGAATGTCACGCTAAAAACGTACGGAACTAACAACTTCTACATATGCATTAAACAACATGTATTGAAGATGCTCTTACCTTCCTCCAAGAGACCGTGTCGATGAACCGAATTTCGATTCAATGGAAGAACAAGTTAGATGAACACGTTACATGGAAATATGGTGTATATTTATGGTCAACTTCCTATATATAGCCAATTTCCATTTTCAAGTCCTACATTTCACCTTGATCACCCGCATGCGTTCTCAATCTATATGTATACCTATGTAAACTTATAGTAACTGAAAAAACAATTTACTCGAAACATCTGGGTAAAACAAACCGAAAATAGATTTGATCGAGATTCCACTATTCTCTGATACCTTTACAAAAAGGTCCAGTTCTATGAATATTTACACCAATCAAATGGTCAAGCTATTTAACTTTTTATAAATATGGCATGTTAACATCACTTCCACGATTCTCTTTTATCAGTTGCAATGTTAGTATATGGATCAAGCTGAACCACTAGCCAAATTTTCTggtaagaaaaagaagaaatgcaTCAGATATGCTGATAATATTAGTGACAAGAAGAGAAGCAAACAAGAATTTCTGCTAAATAGGGTCATTAACTGTAACTCTCAACCTCTTTGCAACCAATAAGAATATAACGGGGAACTGAGGCAGTCCGACTTGCCTGAATAATATGAAATCGCCTTCCAATAaagatttttatttcaattttgagTGTGCTTTGCACATGTTTTTCCATTTATCCTTTAAATCTTGTGGAGTACGAAGTCTGTCATTCTTCTCAAACAAGTGAGAACCGAATGCCAAAATTTTCTTCCATGGTAGTTTTGAGTCGCGGGAGCCAAACTTCTGGACCCCTTCCTACACAGTTAAAACAGGCAATtgttacaacaacaaaaaacgtAAGTAACTGTTAGATATCGAGCCATAAAGCTTAAGCTGGAAGAAACACATATAAGGATCCAAATCCTTTAACTTTCTAATGCAGTATTAGGATTTAGGAAGTTTCTAAATCAAAGAATTGGGCTAGCAAAAGGAATCCATTTATGAAGCACGATGTTCACTTAGATTCATAATGCAATTGGGTGCTTAGAAAGTCACTACTTCAAAGAAGTGATGAAGAGAAGAAAAGTAATACCTGTATCAGCTCTTCCTCCTCAACTGTCCATGGGATTTTTTTCCGTCTTATCTGAGGGCTTTCTTTGATTTTGCTGTGAATCAAAATATCAATCAAATTAGAATGACTGTAATAGTTCCAGTCCTTCAAAAGTAATTGTTACCATGACGGGGGCATTTGATTTATTTTTGCATTCCCTGGAATCTTGAGTTGGGGACGTCACGTTCTCACCATTgattttaaatatgaaaaaaagtATTACCGCCCAAAACTAATTTCTGCAGCCATATTTAATTAGGATTTCCACAACATCATTCCTAGAGATCAATTTACCAGCATTGGAGTAGTTTTTGTTTTACCTGAAGACTTTGTTGCTTTCAAGAAAAATAGCATGTTAAATGACTAAAAACGGATTTAGATTAATGGTCACTCCGATCACACAAACTTTCTTCATATATCCACCCGGCACCCGGGAAAAGCTACAAAAAGATTAACAGGCCATTcattctttcccttctctctcCTTCTGAATCTTGCTCCCGCATTTCCCTCCATTTGGCTATCAAAAGTGTTTGTAATAGACCAAATAATGGTGTATTAGATACAATGCCGAGCATTGAGTTAGCTTTTTGGTACCTCATGAACTGACAGAATGAGTAAGAATCTTCGTCGAAGAATAGaattgaaaagtttaaagagTCAAAATTGAAACTCAATGGGAAAGATTCCGTAGGTAGAGTAATAAAGGGAGTTGAACCCAGTCCAAGCAGGGCCAAATTAAGGGAATTCAACTGAGAAAACCTGTGGGTTTTTGTTGTGATGTGTGTGCATCAATGCAATTTTCCTCCTAGTTTGATTTGCTAGATTAGTAATTCGGCATGATTTTAGAATAGTGAAAATATGTAATTCCGTCCAAACCCAAAAAGGAAGATTCCTAGAAATAGTTCATAACATTCCCATGAATGGTCAAAGTCAACCAAATATAGAATTGATAGATTCCTATGCATACCATTCTGAGTCCGGAATGAAAAACCAACCTTGAGCCAAACACCCCCTTAAAGTGATTTATGCAGTTGAAAAACTTTGAGTAAACTCATCTTCAATAATTTATTGGAAAATTGGGtcaaaatttccaacatcaaaatatttttacCAAATAACATTGAAACACTGCACATGATCAGATAAGAAGAACTCCTTAACAGCTCAATTAATAAGTTCAATTATCAATTTATCATATATGGTAGGAAAGTGTAGGAACTTACTTCTGAACTTCATGCATACGAAATCTCATGGAGTATCTAGAAATAATACGCTTCTTGGATTCATCTTTAGAAAGTTCATCCTTTACAGTATTGTGAGCCCAAACTGGCTCTACTGTTCCATCCATACTGTGCTCTGCCATATTCTGTAGAACTTCTTCATTACTTTCATTAGCACACACAATCTTTAGCTTCTTACAAGAAATCTTTTCATTGCCATGTCCACCTACATGATCAGTTTCCATTTCTCTGTCTTCAACTCTTTCATCAGTTAAGCTCTTTGCATTCAGCATTTCACAGTCATCCTCTTCTCTTACATCACCTGCTAACCCATTTTTTACATTTTCCTTTTCTCTGAAGGATGACGAGTGAACTGCTAAAATAGGAACTTGTTGCTGACTTCTTTCAAAAGGAAAATTACCAACTTTATTTGCATGCTCACCAGCATGATCTTCTCTATTTTCTTCATTCACTGTTAACGGAGTATGCTCGCACTTATAACTCTTCCTTGAAAATGTACATTCTTGTCTACCTGATTTATGAACACGTTCTACAGCTTCTTTTCTTATACCCTTAGTAATGAAGATAGCTAATTCTTTCCTTGCCAATGAAGCTATTTTCTTGGCTTCAAGATATTCTGAAATAGTGTTAGAATAAGCACAAAATGGGCAGAAAAAGTTTCCCTTAGCATCCAACTGAGCAGATGCACCCAGGCAGTTTTTATGCACCGTCAAAGAACAAGTGGTAGTTTTACAAACCAATAATTGTCCAGTTTTATTGCACTTCATGCAAAGATTTTGTCTGGTCGATTCAGTCATTGCTGGCAAATCTTGACCAAAAGTGTGCTGGGAGTTCACGAATTCATCTTTTTTGGCTCCAAGATCAATCTTTTCGTTGTGATGCTCATCACTATCATTTGATAACTCTGCTCCACAATCATTGACAGTATCAACTACAGCTTTGTCACTAGCAACTGGCTTCCGAGAGGCATTTGAAGATGCAACATTTGGCTCCTGCTGCTGGGTTTGAGATTGATTAGTCATATGCTGAATTTTATTTGCATTACCATCATATGTTCGAATGGGTTCAACATCTACAGTATCATTAGTTTCATCTATAAATTTATGGCAAGGATCAACTCCAGATGTATGCTGAGGATAAATGTTGGTCGTCATACCAATACAACTTTCAGGAACCAATAATGGGCCAGTAACCGCTTCACAGACCAGTAATTGACCACCTTCGCTACACTTTGTATCAAGACTTCTCTTTTTGTGCTTTTTCATTACGAGATTAATCTTTTCACCTTGGTACGCAACTGTATCACCTGGTATCTCTATCCCACAGCCATTATCAGTATCATCTTGAGCTTTAACACTACTAGCAGTCTGCTGGGAACAATTTAAATCTTTAAGTTGCAAATCTGGTTCATGTTCAGACAGGGGTTTACCTCCAGAAGTTTTCTGCTGAGGCGTCAAAGTTGCCTTAAAGGCAATATCTGATTCAGCATGAAAGGCTTCATTTTGACCACTTGACAGACACAAATTTGAAGCAAAGCACCTATTATGACTAGCCTCTAAGGATCCATCACTCAGAGCTTTCCtgtttttctttttggtttgatGCCCTACATTCTCAGAAATTAGAACATTTTCAGTCGAGTTTTCTGACACTTCCTTTTCAAGACGAGAAACTTGCTTTTCTTTCTTGGAATCAAAATTTGTCAATGCACTACGTTTAATCCTTTTTTTACTTAAGAGTTCATCACGTTCATTTATACAAGCCTGCTTTTCATTAAAGCAACTTGTTAAATGCTCATCAGCCGAGTAAACCCTATTCCTCTTAGAGGACAAACGTTTTTTATTAGGTAAATCTTCTTTCGAAGATTTGTTGCCATCCTCTAATATTAAGGACACTGAGTTTTCTTTTGCTCCCATGTCTTCTGCATAAGTGGAGTTCCCAACATCCTTCACTGAATGATTATTGCTTTTACCATCATTCACACATACTGTATGAGGCCGATTCGTTTGGAATAATCCACTCCTCTCTTTTAAGTGATCAGTAAGTGGCAGTGTACCTTCCAATATTGATTCTTTCAGCTATTCAGCAAGATGAGAAGCACAAACCAAATAAAAGACGTGAATGAGACAATACAAATTTCAAAAGGGAGAGGGCAAAGCAGCTACTTTTCTTTCTAGATTTCTCAAAaggtaaaaaaagaaaagaaaaaaagactcTCTCATCACCTTCTCTAAGTGACATTTCACATTGTCAGCTCTTTTGTGTGTGATAAATGGGTTAACATCCCATTTCAATAGCTCTGCTCCAGCAATTTTCAGATTTGATGAAGGCACCTGATTTATATATAACCAGAAAGAAAAGATTTTATCTCAAACTCAATTAGCATAACTGTTAGAATAAGTCACATGTTAATATATCTCTTAGTTGAATAGAGACATCAATTAGCTACTAATTAAGGAGATATTACTCAATCACATCCTTGAGCATTCATAGTACTTGATGTAAATACATTATAAATACAGTAAGGTGATATATATGCATCATGTAAATAAAGCACCTACATCTTATATCAACTAAGGTAATAAACACATGATATAACGCTTCTAACACAACAATGCAAGCATAATTTCTCAGAAGTATCGTGGCATCAATCCCAGTCCCAGATCAAGCAATTGCTTGAAGTTTTAGTCAGTAGAAAACATTGACTTAAAAATTGAAAAGACTAATAACATGCTCTTCACTACTTAGTTTTACTCGAAAAACATATGCTTTCTAATTACAACTCTGCAGACTGTAACTAACAGATCTATAGAGCTGAATCAAGCTTCTGCTTTATCAGTAATTTTTTTCCTCAAAATTTGAAGCACAACAGCTGCGAGAATATTCAAAAAGGCGTCAGTAAATTTACAATTTTGATGATAGTTCTTGGATTCTTAATATTTGTTGTTTTGGTGTTACTAGATtagtttatattttgttttgaagTAGTAGAAAATTAAGCAGAGTCCATATCACTAGTGATGAAAGTTCTCTGTCCCTTCTTAACTAATTCATGGAGGCTAATAAACCCAAGTGTTCGGTACATTATTATTGGCCGCATAAGAGCCTTCCGGTGAGGAAAAGATTATGGTCTAATTCGTTATAGCTACATGCTAAATGGAACCCTCTATGATATTTtgcataaaaaaagaaaatactgCTCATTGCAGGAGTATGAACTGAATCCATATGAAACACCTCTGATTGCAGGTAAGGCCCACGATTGCTACTGCTTACAAGAAAAGGCAGGCAGGGCATTTAAAATTTTATGTTACAAAAATATGTTAGGAAAATGATAGAAAGCTTTTAATTTGTTATCACAGTCTTCAATAAAGCAGATTATGGCGGTCAGATAGGGCCTAAATCGTGGAATGTTGTAGTCAGAGACATCTAATACTATGACGCTGCGGTGCATATTGCAGCAGCAtacttttgtttaaaacattGTCAACTATGAACACAAATAAGGTAGGTCATTTGAAGACAAGAGGGAGCATGAGTGACATTTTAttgcttgtttggtttggagTTTGTGATTAAATTCTCATGTCCCAACGCCATTTTAACTAAAATTTTACTAAGCAGGGAATTTATGAATCTGCTGGACGCACAGTGATACAGCAATTGAAAGCGGAAACAAACACATACTTGTCATTTATgtaaactaaaaaaacaaataatggaGGTTAACGGTCATTTGAAAACTAGTTATGAAGCATGGACACCAGAAACACAAGTACActagtaataatttgaaaaaaaaaagagaataaattaaAGGTATAATTACAAGTGTCGGTCGGTTT encodes the following:
- the LOC131639206 gene encoding uncharacterized protein LOC131639206; the encoded protein is MARDLLDLFSMKTWRCSWSLAATIASVLALASVVHLFLFPLTPSLDYFKLASNSCVSSNASVELISKRGWDEPLIDLKIRFPGDLHGSVAYKGAPWKDEIGRWLAGCDSVTKEINVSEIIGGNDCKNDCSGLGVCNRELGQCRCFHGYAGDGCTDKLELECNFPGSPVEPFGRWVVSICPANCDKTRAMCFCGEGTKYPSRPLAETCGFQFNPPSEPGGPKLVNWTIVDQDVFTTNSSILGWCNVDPVGAYAGKVKFKEECDCKYDGLWGRFCEVSVQSVCINQCSGHGQCRGGFCQCDNGWYGADCSTPSVISSIREWPTWLRPARLDVPDNIHASEKIINLNAVVAKKRPLIYLYDLPAEYNSLLLEGRHFKLECVNRIYDGNNATVWMEHLYGAQMAIYESLLASPHRTLNGEEADFFFVPVLDSCIITRADDAPHLSMQRHKGLRSSLTLEYYKSAYSHIVEQYPYWNRSSGRDHIWFFSWDEGACYAPKEIWNSMMLVHWGNTNTKHNHSTTAYWADNWDEISTHMRGIHPCFDPDKDLVLPAWKVPDANVLASKFWARPREKRKTLFFFNGNLGPAYPQGRPEDSYSMGIRQKLAKEFGSSPNKDGKLGKQHAEDVIMTPVRSDNYHADISSSVFCGVLPGDGWSGRMEDSVLQGCIPVVIQDGIFLPYENVLNYDSFAVRISEEEIPNMIKILRGFNETEINLKLANVQKIWQRFLYRDSILLEAERQKAVFGHVDDWAVEFLKLTEDDVTTTLIQVLHYKLHNDPWRKQVRHNKKFGLPNQCVVNTN